The genomic interval AAGAAGGCTCAGGACGTCCGTCCGATCATCAAGCTCCGTTCGACCGCCGGCACGGGGTACACCTACGTGACGCGTAAGAACCGTCGCAACAACCCCGACCGCATCGTGCTGAAGAAGTACGACCCGGTGATCCGCAAGCACGTCGAATTCCGAGAGGAGCGCTGATCTCATGGCCAAGAAGAGCAAGATCGCGCGCAACAAGCAGCGCGAGGAGGTCGTCGCCCGTTACGCCGAGAAGCGTGCCGAGCTGAAGAAGACCCTCGTCGACCCGAACGCCACCGACGAGGCCCGCGAGGCCGCCCGCGTCGGCCTGCAGAAGCTGCCCCGCAACGCGTCGCCCGTGCGCCTGCGTGGCCGCGACGCCATCGACGGTCGCCCCCGCGGCTACCTGTCGAAGTTCGGCATCTCGCGCGTCCGTTTCCGCGACATGGCGCACAAGGGCGAGCTGCCCGGTGTGACCAAGTCGAGCTGGTAAGCCCCTCGCAATCACAGTGAAGGCCTGGACCTCCTCTCGGAGGTCCGGGCCTTCGGCGTTCACAGCAGCCACACGCGTCCCAATCTGAGGGCGACACGCCGGGGAAGATGACGTGTAACGACCGGAAATCCGCGGATTTCCGCGGTTCGTGGGTATATTCGGGGGCGGTCCCACCGACCAACCCGGGTGCACCGCATCCGGTCCGATCTCACTGAAGGCGGCAGAAGCTGCCGTCTGGAGGACAACCCCATGGCTATCACCAAGACCGAACTCGTCGCCAGCATCGCCAGCGCCACCGGCGAGAGCCAGGCCACCGTCGGCCGCGTCGTCGACGGCCTGTTCTCGGCCGTCTCCGAGGCCGTCGCCAAGGGCGAGAAGGTCACGATCCCCGGCTTCCTCTCGTTCGAGCCGGTCGCCACGGCCGCTCGCACCGGCCGCAACCCGCAGACCGGCGAGGAGATCAAGATCGCCGCGGGCAAGCGCGTCAAGGTGACCGCCGGCTCGAAGCTCAAGGCTGCGGTCAAGTAACTCCGCCCGCAACGCCGCAGAAGGGGGATGCCGCGAAGCATCCCCCTTCTGCATGTCCAGGGGCTGAGACCCCGCGACCATACCTAGCCCGCCGCGCCCCGCGCCCCGCGCGCGGCCTGCGGCCAGCGCGAGGGCCGCTGCGGCCCGCGTAGGCTGGATGGGTGTCCACCCGCAGCCTCCGCTACGGCGGTCCGGCGATCCTCGTCGTGGCCGCGCTCGCGGCACTGATCGCGGGACTCGCCTACGGCGGCGGCGCGGCGCCCCTGCTGCTGCTCGACCCGGGACCCATCGTCCGCTGGGGTCTTCCGGTGGCCACGCTGGCGGTCAACCTCTCGGCGGCCACGATGCTCGGCGCGCTCGTGCTGGCGCTGTTCGCGCTGCGCGCGGGAGAGCGTCCCTTCGACACGGCGCTCGACACGGCATCCGTCGGCGCCGCGGTGTTCACCGTCGCGAGCGGAGCGACGGCGTTTCTCACGTTCCTGAGCGTCATCCCCTCGGCCCCGAACGCCGGAGCGGAGTTCGGCGGACAGCTCGGCCGGTTCCTCGTCGACACCGAGCTCGGCCGCGCCTGGTCGCTCACGACCATCGCCGGCGCCGCCCTCACCGTGCTGACCTTCGCCGTCCGCGGCTGGACGTCGACCCTCATCGTGGCGGTGCTGGCGGCGGCATCCCTCGTCCCCATCGCGACGCAGGGGCACTCCGGCGAGGAGTCGGGCCACAACACCGCCGTCGTCTCCCTGGCGCTGCACATCATCGCCGCGGCGGTGTGGCTCGGCGGCGTGCTGCTGCTGGTCGTGCTGCGCCCGCAACTCGACCGCGTGGCGCTCTCGCACGTCCTGACGCGGTACTCCAGCATCGCCCTGGCCGCGTTCGTCGTCGTGGCGCTGTCGGGCGTCGCGCGCGCCGCGGTGGGCCTGCTGACGTGGGAGAACCTGCTCTCGCCGTACGGGGCGATCCTCGCCGTGAAGGTCGTCGCCCTGCTCGCGATCGGTGCGCTCGGCGCCCGGTACCGGCGCGGCCTCATCGGACGCATCGGCGCCGACGACGAGAAGGCGACGGATGCCGCGACCCGCCGCTTCTGGGGCCTCATCGCGCTCGAGCTGGCGTTCATGGGCATCGCGTCCGGGGCTGCGGTGGCGCTGTCGCGCACGCCGCCTCCGGTGGACACGACGATCGTCGATCAGACACCCGCCATCATCCTCACCGGCTCCCCGCTGCCGCCGGAGCTCACGATCACCGAGTGGCTCACCCGCTGGGACATCGACCTGCTGTGGGCGTTCGCGGTGGGCTTCGGCCTGTTCTTCTACCTCGCGGGCGTCTGGCGGCTGCACCGCCGCGGCGACCGGTGGCCGCTCTACCGTACGATCCTCTGGGTCTGCGGCATGCTCCTGCTGCTGTGGGTGACGAGCGGCCCGATCAACGCGTACCAGGACTACCTGTTCAGCATCCACATGGTCGGGCACATGCTGCTGTCCATGGCGATCCCGATGCTGCTCGTGTTCGGGGCGCCGGTGACCCTGGCATCCCGCGCCATCGCCAAGCGCGACGACGGCACGCGCGGCGGCCGGGAGTGGATCCTGTGGGCCGTGCACACCCCGTTCGCGCGCGTCATCACCCACCCCCTGTTCGCAGCGGCGATGTTCATCGGGTCGCTGTGGGCCTTCTATTACACCGACCTGTTCCGGTGGACCCTGTACGACCACCTCGGGCACGAGTGGATGGTGGCGCACTTCCTCATCTCGGGATACCTGTTCGTGCAGTCACTCGTCGGCATCGACCCGGTGCCGCTGCGTTACCCGTATCCGTTCCGGCTGCTGACCCTCATCGGCGTCATGGCGATGCACGCGTTCTTCGGCATCGCGATCATGATGTCGACGGGGCTCTTCGTCGCGGAGTGGTTCGGATCCATGGGGCGCACGTGGGGCGACCCGCCGCTCGTGGATCAGTACACCGGCGGCGGCATCGCGTGGTCGATCGGGGAGATCCCGACGCTCATCCTCGCGATCACGGTGGCGATCCAGTGGAGCCGGTCGGATGACCGCGCCCAGCGCCGCAGCGACCGGCACGCCGACCGCACCGGCGACGCCGAGCTCGAGGAGTACAACGCCCGCCTCGCCGCCCTCGCCGAGCGCGACGCCCGCGCCACCCGCTGAAGCCGTCGCCGACGGATGCCGGGCGTCGGGCGCTCGCTC from Microbacterium aurum carries:
- the rpsN gene encoding 30S ribosomal protein S14, which produces MAKKSKIARNKQREEVVARYAEKRAELKKTLVDPNATDEAREAARVGLQKLPRNASPVRLRGRDAIDGRPRGYLSKFGISRVRFRDMAHKGELPGVTKSSW
- a CDS encoding HU family DNA-binding protein; its protein translation is MAITKTELVASIASATGESQATVGRVVDGLFSAVSEAVAKGEKVTIPGFLSFEPVATAARTGRNPQTGEEIKIAAGKRVKVTAGSKLKAAVK
- the rpmG gene encoding 50S ribosomal protein L33, with amino-acid sequence MAKKAQDVRPIIKLRSTAGTGYTYVTRKNRRNNPDRIVLKKYDPVIRKHVEFREER
- a CDS encoding cytochrome c oxidase assembly protein; amino-acid sequence: MSTRSLRYGGPAILVVAALAALIAGLAYGGGAAPLLLLDPGPIVRWGLPVATLAVNLSAATMLGALVLALFALRAGERPFDTALDTASVGAAVFTVASGATAFLTFLSVIPSAPNAGAEFGGQLGRFLVDTELGRAWSLTTIAGAALTVLTFAVRGWTSTLIVAVLAAASLVPIATQGHSGEESGHNTAVVSLALHIIAAAVWLGGVLLLVVLRPQLDRVALSHVLTRYSSIALAAFVVVALSGVARAAVGLLTWENLLSPYGAILAVKVVALLAIGALGARYRRGLIGRIGADDEKATDAATRRFWGLIALELAFMGIASGAAVALSRTPPPVDTTIVDQTPAIILTGSPLPPELTITEWLTRWDIDLLWAFAVGFGLFFYLAGVWRLHRRGDRWPLYRTILWVCGMLLLLWVTSGPINAYQDYLFSIHMVGHMLLSMAIPMLLVFGAPVTLASRAIAKRDDGTRGGREWILWAVHTPFARVITHPLFAAAMFIGSLWAFYYTDLFRWTLYDHLGHEWMVAHFLISGYLFVQSLVGIDPVPLRYPYPFRLLTLIGVMAMHAFFGIAIMMSTGLFVAEWFGSMGRTWGDPPLVDQYTGGGIAWSIGEIPTLILAITVAIQWSRSDDRAQRRSDRHADRTGDAELEEYNARLAALAERDARATR